The uncultured Methanomethylovorans sp. genome contains a region encoding:
- the truD gene encoding tRNA pseudouridine(13) synthase TruD — MQVPETEHIIGMELYATTAEGIGGILRQEPEDFVVNEISGWEVEDSGKHLILELIKKDWDTNHIIRDLSRALGISQKRIGFAGTKDKRAITTQRISIFDLSEEAVNKIHIKDLQLTPIGRYRRSVELGDLLGNKFQITMRDIALEKDELKKRMDIITSEIQVMGGVPNFFGIQRFGAVRPVTHLVGEALVRGSAEKAAMIYIADSFKDEPEETRVARDEVKSSRDFGQGLKTFPPRLRYERAMMHHLVEHPDDYIGSFSMLTESMSRMFVHAFQSYIFNRIICARIKAGIPLNQAIEGDIVCFKNSDSLPDSSRIQRVNVVNLDGMNNLIKRGRAFVTAPLFGYETEIASGIPGEMEAAIIDELKLKPEDFRLQEIPTMASRGQRREILLNVQPQFEIQGDELNEGKQKVMVEFSLPKGSYATTVLREYMKVEPLKMS; from the coding sequence ATGCAGGTACCTGAAACGGAACACATAATTGGTATGGAGTTATACGCAACCACAGCCGAAGGTATTGGCGGAATACTCAGGCAGGAGCCGGAGGATTTTGTAGTAAATGAAATATCTGGCTGGGAAGTGGAAGATTCCGGAAAACACCTTATATTGGAACTTATCAAGAAGGATTGGGATACAAATCACATTATTAGGGACTTGTCAAGGGCGCTTGGGATCAGCCAGAAACGCATTGGTTTTGCAGGTACCAAAGACAAAAGAGCAATCACTACCCAGCGTATCAGTATTTTTGATCTTTCTGAAGAAGCAGTTAATAAAATACACATAAAAGATCTGCAGCTAACTCCCATTGGGCGATACAGGAGATCTGTGGAACTGGGGGATCTGCTAGGTAATAAATTCCAGATAACCATGCGCGATATAGCCCTTGAGAAAGATGAACTCAAGAAAAGAATGGATATTATTACTTCTGAGATACAGGTTATGGGTGGAGTGCCTAATTTCTTTGGAATACAGCGTTTTGGTGCAGTTAGGCCTGTAACACATCTGGTCGGAGAGGCACTGGTTAGAGGTTCAGCTGAAAAAGCAGCTATGATATACATTGCTGATAGTTTCAAAGACGAACCGGAAGAAACAAGAGTTGCAAGGGATGAAGTAAAAAGCAGCAGAGACTTTGGACAGGGTCTGAAAACTTTCCCTCCACGCCTTCGGTATGAACGTGCTATGATGCACCATCTTGTAGAGCATCCTGATGACTATATCGGTTCTTTTTCAATGTTAACAGAAAGTATGAGTAGAATGTTCGTACACGCATTCCAGTCATACATATTTAATCGAATAATATGTGCAAGGATAAAAGCTGGAATTCCTCTAAACCAGGCAATTGAAGGGGATATCGTATGCTTTAAGAACAGTGACTCTCTGCCTGATTCTTCAAGAATACAGCGCGTCAATGTTGTGAACCTGGATGGAATGAACAATCTTATAAAAAGAGGACGTGCATTCGTCACTGCACCACTTTTCGGATACGAAACCGAAATAGCTTCGGGTATTCCCGGAGAAATGGAAGCAGCAATAATAGATGAGCTCAAACTGAAACCCGAAGATTTCAGGCTGCAGGAAATACCCACAATGGCTTCCCGTGGACAGAGAAGAGAGATTCTTCTCAACGTACAGCCGCAATTCGAGATCCAGGGCGATGAACTTAACGAAGGGAAACAAAAAGTAATGGTGGAGTTCTCTCTTCCTAAAGGAAGCTATGCCACTACAGTGCTACGTGAATATATGAAGGTGGAACCTCTTAAAATGAGCTAA
- a CDS encoding Fic family protein, giving the protein MNERAGKFVLTPEGYRSFIPRELPPELPIEYDDELRLLLSKADRNLARLDGITSVLPNLDLFIAMYVKKEALLSSQIEGTQASLEGVLEFEANLVPKEAISEIKEVVNYIKALNYGIERLVETSMSLDLIKEIHKILLEGTRGDGLNSGNFKVLQNYVGTPGASIREAIFVPPTPAITVPAMQALERFLNEKDNIPPLIKIGMIHAQFETIHPFLDGNGRMGRLIITFYLVWKEILSKPLLYLSFYLKNNRSEYYDLLMKVRTEGAWEDWLKFFLKGVSETSQEAVNTAREIIKLKDDMTNKVYENSISSIHAIRLINLLFDSPLISSKDIADRLNISSVTANSLVSKFEEIGILNEVTGKKRYKMYLFKEYVDIISRGTDII; this is encoded by the coding sequence ATGAATGAAAGAGCCGGGAAATTTGTTTTGACGCCTGAAGGTTACAGATCTTTCATACCCAGGGAGTTGCCGCCAGAGCTTCCTATCGAATATGATGATGAACTACGTTTGTTGCTTTCAAAGGCTGACAGGAATCTTGCAAGGCTGGATGGGATTACTTCGGTTCTACCAAACCTGGACCTTTTCATTGCAATGTACGTTAAGAAAGAGGCTCTCCTTAGTTCACAGATCGAAGGCACACAGGCGTCCCTTGAAGGAGTTCTGGAATTTGAAGCGAACCTTGTACCAAAAGAAGCTATCAGTGAAATAAAGGAAGTTGTAAATTACATCAAAGCTCTGAACTATGGAATTGAAAGACTGGTCGAAACCTCAATGTCCCTAGACCTTATAAAAGAGATCCATAAGATCCTGCTGGAGGGAACAAGAGGGGATGGACTGAATTCCGGTAATTTCAAAGTTCTTCAGAACTACGTTGGCACACCAGGCGCTTCAATAAGAGAAGCGATCTTTGTACCACCAACACCGGCTATAACCGTACCTGCAATGCAAGCATTGGAAAGGTTCCTGAACGAAAAGGACAACATTCCGCCGCTTATCAAGATCGGAATGATACATGCCCAGTTCGAAACCATTCACCCATTCCTCGATGGCAATGGCAGGATGGGACGACTTATCATCACCTTCTATCTTGTCTGGAAAGAAATACTGTCAAAGCCGCTTTTGTACCTGAGTTTTTACTTGAAGAACAATAGAAGCGAATATTATGATCTGCTTATGAAAGTACGCACGGAAGGTGCGTGGGAAGATTGGCTCAAGTTCTTCCTCAAAGGTGTTAGTGAAACCTCCCAGGAAGCGGTTAACACCGCAAGGGAGATCATAAAATTAAAAGACGATATGACAAATAAGGTCTATGAAAACTCGATCTCAAGCATCCACGCCATACGATTGATAAACCTGCTGTTCGACAGTCCCCTTATCAGCAGCAAGGACATTGCTGATAGGTTAAACATATCGTCCGTCACCGCAAATAGCCTTGTGAGCAAATTTGAGGAAATAGGTATTCTCAACGAAGTGACTGGTAAAAAAAGATATAAGATGTACCTTTTCAAGGAATACGTTGACATAATAAGCAGAGGTACGGATATCATTTAG
- a CDS encoding winged helix-turn-helix domain-containing protein, translating into MERAKENIESYYIEELHSIKEEIKTLKNEFSRFLQRVNQQHIEEILEEMRTSFMKPMVNYLCDDASERMHRQMVQDCKMRDFCGKNLIDLLQETAGLIGRRRVDSNAIKLYREKLEYIKKEAKNPNCSSCFSEAMDIFENQVKLMHSLQTYEEKEDVTKKTEISEIEPSRMASEICEPVANSQRLLILKELSGDSRTFSELSKLTGLRGGNLLFHLQKLLEAGMVLQRNERGDYIITRKGYSTLEGLSRIYSEIEQQ; encoded by the coding sequence ATGGAGAGAGCAAAAGAAAATATTGAATCGTATTACATAGAGGAACTGCACTCTATCAAGGAAGAAATTAAGACCCTTAAAAATGAGTTTTCACGCTTTTTACAGCGGGTTAACCAGCAGCACATTGAGGAAATCCTTGAAGAAATGAGAACGAGTTTCATGAAACCCATGGTGAACTATTTGTGCGATGATGCGAGTGAGAGAATGCACAGACAGATGGTACAGGACTGTAAGATGCGAGATTTTTGTGGAAAAAATCTTATAGATCTTTTGCAGGAAACTGCAGGACTTATTGGCAGGCGTCGAGTCGATTCCAATGCTATAAAGCTTTACAGGGAAAAACTGGAATATATAAAAAAGGAAGCAAAAAACCCCAATTGTAGCAGTTGCTTTTCGGAAGCTATGGATATTTTTGAAAATCAGGTTAAACTCATGCACTCGCTTCAAACCTATGAAGAAAAGGAAGATGTAACTAAAAAAACTGAGATCAGCGAGATCGAACCTAGCCGGATGGCCTCTGAAATTTGCGAGCCTGTAGCAAATAGTCAGCGTCTCCTTATTCTCAAAGAACTTTCAGGCGATAGCAGGACTTTTTCAGAACTTTCAAAACTTACAGGATTGCGTGGCGGAAATCTGCTTTTTCACCTTCAGAAACTACTCGAAGCAGGTATGGTTTTACAGAGGAATGAACGGGGGGATTACATAATCACAAGAAAAGGATACTCAACCCTAGAGGGGCTTTCTCGGATTTACTCAGAGATTGAGCAGCAATAA
- a CDS encoding CDGSH iron-sulfur domain-containing protein, translating to MTRNGPYIVTGKVPLITMEICDDDQGHCQTWRKVNRYPLKDKYALCRCGESKNKPFCDGAHTKIHFDGTEAGDYELFDKAAEVIHGPALTLADKKQLCAHARFCLRAGGIRSLVAKSDDQEAGNAAIEEVYNCPAGRLMITDNESEKVLEPEFEKSIVVIEYPPRGEHGPLWVRGGIPIESADGKLYEIRNRVTLCGCGKSKNKPFCDGSHVEE from the coding sequence GTGACTAGAAATGGTCCATATATCGTCACCGGTAAGGTCCCCCTTATTACCATGGAGATATGTGACGATGACCAGGGTCACTGCCAGACTTGGCGTAAAGTGAATAGGTATCCATTGAAGGATAAGTATGCTCTCTGTCGTTGCGGAGAATCGAAGAACAAACCCTTCTGTGACGGTGCTCACACAAAAATTCACTTTGACGGAACAGAGGCAGGAGATTACGAGCTCTTTGATAAGGCAGCGGAAGTGATCCACGGTCCTGCTTTGACACTGGCTGATAAAAAACAGCTCTGTGCACATGCTAGATTTTGCCTTCGAGCCGGTGGGATCAGAAGCTTAGTAGCCAAATCAGATGATCAAGAAGCTGGAAATGCTGCCATAGAGGAAGTATATAACTGTCCAGCAGGTCGTCTGATGATCACGGACAACGAAAGTGAGAAGGTGCTGGAACCTGAATTTGAGAAATCTATCGTGGTTATAGAGTATCCTCCGCGGGGTGAGCACGGTCCTTTGTGGGTACGCGGAGGTATACCCATCGAATCGGCGGATGGCAAACTGTACGAGATCCGCAACCGTGTTACTCTCTGTGGATGTGGAAAATCGAAGAATAAACCCTTCTGCGATGGCAGCCATGTTGAAGAATAA
- a CDS encoding CoA-binding protein: MKMESSTSERKDFWNAKNYALITDNTKPAMKWTISELKKRGKTIYVIDLSDKPEPGNLRQVSDLPVGLDRAILGITKTDPGDLIPSLKEKGITKIWLHWNTETEKAVATCKAEGLECMTEHCPMLYLGSGFSIHGMHRTIAKMTGKY, translated from the coding sequence ATGAAGATGGAATCATCAACGTCCGAAAGAAAGGATTTTTGGAATGCAAAGAACTATGCATTAATCACTGACAACACAAAGCCAGCAATGAAGTGGACCATATCCGAACTTAAAAAACGGGGCAAGACTATTTATGTCATAGACCTTTCCGACAAGCCGGAACCCGGCAATTTAAGACAAGTTTCGGATCTTCCGGTAGGTCTTGATCGTGCTATACTTGGCATCACAAAAACCGATCCAGGAGATCTTATTCCTAGTCTGAAAGAAAAAGGCATAACCAAAATCTGGCTTCATTGGAACACAGAAACCGAAAAAGCCGTGGCAACCTGCAAGGCAGAAGGTCTCGAGTGTATGACAGAACACTGTCCAATGCTATACCTTGGAAGTGGTTTTAGTATACATGGAATGCACAGAACAATCGCGAAGATGACAGGCAAATATTGA
- a CDS encoding DUF5658 family protein translates to MIQIITSFLYEVRHIIFFYIIGDLITTQAALGSGAYEANPFLISFTTALVLKLVFLILLFLVYRSLQQRPVSWNICRHSIAGIGVIATVSNMLVILWGSSLFQFTGVV, encoded by the coding sequence ATGATACAAATCATAACCTCTTTCCTGTATGAGGTAAGGCATATCATCTTCTTCTATATCATAGGGGACCTCATCACTACCCAGGCAGCACTGGGGTCAGGTGCTTATGAAGCCAATCCTTTCCTAATAAGCTTTACAACAGCATTGGTCCTGAAGCTTGTCTTTCTGATCCTGCTGTTTTTGGTCTACAGATCCCTGCAACAAAGACCTGTATCATGGAACATATGCAGGCACTCCATAGCAGGTATCGGAGTGATCGCCACGGTCAGTAATATGCTTGTGATCCTGTGGGGATCATCCCTATTCCAGTTTACAGGGGTGGTGTGA
- a CDS encoding DUF1801 domain-containing protein → MEKNTLKMQFKNMDEYISSFPENVQNILNKLRDIIRESAPDAEEVISYGMPTFKLNGNLVHFAAYKNHIGFYPTPSGITAFEKELFSYKQSKGAVQFPIDKPIPFDIVKQIVEFRVKENKAKAGVKKH, encoded by the coding sequence ATGGAAAAAAATACTCTAAAAATGCAATTCAAAAATATGGATGAATATATCTCATCATTTCCAGAAAATGTCCAGAATATATTGAATAAACTAAGAGACATTATCAGAGAATCAGCGCCTGATGCAGAAGAAGTCATAAGTTATGGAATGCCAACGTTCAAACTAAATGGTAACCTTGTGCATTTTGCAGCATACAAAAATCATATTGGTTTTTATCCTACTCCTTCAGGGATAACTGCTTTCGAAAAGGAACTATTTTCTTATAAGCAGTCAAAAGGGGCAGTCCAATTCCCAATTGATAAGCCGATCCCGTTTGATATTGTAAAACAAATAGTAGAGTTTAGAGTAAAAGAAAATAAAGCAAAAGCCGGAGTAAAAAAGCATTAA
- a CDS encoding GNAT family N-acetyltransferase — translation MDKDLDIVKDLNIRIMNREEVQFAIDMAAAEGWNPGLYDGDFFYEADNNGFFIAEFEGKPVGCASAVAYDDKFGFLGLYVVKPEFQNKGIGMKLTEKCMEYMGDRNIGLDGVVENEEKYQKVMKFISSYSNLRFEGKGGGKSPDGLVKISEVPFEKLLEYDRRMFPAPRSGFLKEWINQPDSYACAALEDGKLKGYGVIRKCWTGYKIGPLFADDKATAEKIFRALRSSAPKENIYLDVPEPNREAMEIAKKYNMNVMFKTIRMYSQKEPDIELDKVYGVTSFELG, via the coding sequence ATGGATAAGGATTTAGATATAGTAAAAGACTTGAATATCCGCATAATGAACCGGGAAGAGGTACAGTTTGCAATTGATATGGCAGCTGCTGAAGGCTGGAATCCCGGACTCTATGACGGAGACTTTTTTTATGAGGCTGACAATAACGGTTTTTTCATAGCAGAGTTTGAAGGCAAGCCAGTAGGCTGTGCCTCTGCTGTTGCATATGATGACAAGTTTGGTTTTTTGGGGCTCTATGTGGTTAAACCTGAATTTCAGAATAAAGGCATAGGAATGAAGCTAACCGAAAAATGCATGGAATACATGGGAGACAGAAATATCGGACTTGATGGTGTTGTAGAGAATGAAGAAAAATACCAGAAAGTTATGAAATTCATATCCTCTTATAGCAACCTGCGTTTTGAAGGTAAAGGTGGAGGAAAAAGCCCTGATGGACTGGTAAAGATCTCCGAAGTCCCTTTTGAAAAGCTCCTTGAGTATGACAGGAGAATGTTTCCTGCTCCTCGTTCCGGTTTTCTGAAAGAATGGATAAATCAGCCAGATTCTTATGCCTGTGCAGCCCTTGAAGATGGAAAGCTCAAAGGGTATGGGGTGATTAGAAAATGTTGGACTGGTTATAAAATAGGCCCTCTTTTTGCGGATGACAAAGCTACAGCAGAAAAAATATTCAGAGCGCTTAGGTCTTCAGCTCCAAAAGAGAATATTTATCTTGACGTCCCAGAGCCCAATAGAGAAGCAATGGAAATAGCTAAGAAATACAACATGAATGTGATGTTTAAGACTATACGTATGTACAGTCAAAAAGAGCCTGATATAGAGCTTGATAAGGTTTATGGGGTTACGAGCTTCGAACTTGGGTAA
- a CDS encoding nucleoside deaminase — translation MDIFMQAALEEAKKGLDGGGIPIGSVLVRNGKIIGRGHNMRVQENDPLAHAEIICIRNAGRIGNYGDTILYSTLMPCYLCAGAAVQFGIKKVIVGESVNFSGGPEFMREHGIEVTDLGVKECIEMMSKFIRDRPDLWYEDIGK, via the coding sequence ATGGACATTTTTATGCAAGCTGCCCTAGAGGAAGCAAAAAAGGGGCTTGATGGGGGCGGTATTCCCATTGGGTCTGTACTCGTAAGAAATGGAAAAATAATTGGCAGGGGACACAACATGAGAGTACAAGAGAATGATCCCCTTGCACATGCTGAAATCATCTGCATACGTAATGCAGGACGTATCGGCAATTATGGTGATACCATCCTTTATTCAACATTGATGCCCTGTTATTTATGCGCAGGTGCTGCTGTTCAGTTTGGCATTAAAAAAGTAATTGTAGGAGAATCAGTGAATTTCTCCGGTGGTCCTGAATTCATGAGAGAGCATGGAATAGAGGTAACAGACCTGGGTGTCAAAGAGTGCATAGAAATGATGAGTAAATTCATCAGGGACAGACCAGATCTCTGGTATGAAGACATAGGGAAGTAA
- a CDS encoding ester cyclase: protein MSVEENLRLMKTLDDAWNSQDWDTFEKRHATHVEVFWPGQPEPTKGRPSHKEEAIAFFKIFPDNHVGNNPYKVLFGQGEWTCSVAEFTGTFKGPMTGADGTIIPPTGKSFKVEFCTVAHWINGEIVEEKLFYDKIELMKQIGLM, encoded by the coding sequence ATGAGTGTGGAAGAAAACCTTAGACTTATGAAAACTTTGGATGATGCATGGAATTCCCAGGATTGGGATACATTCGAGAAAAGGCATGCTACTCATGTGGAAGTCTTCTGGCCCGGACAGCCGGAGCCGACCAAAGGACGACCTTCACATAAAGAAGAAGCTATTGCATTCTTTAAGATATTTCCCGACAACCACGTTGGAAATAATCCATATAAAGTGCTCTTCGGTCAGGGTGAATGGACTTGTTCGGTAGCAGAATTCACCGGCACTTTCAAGGGACCGATGACAGGTGCAGACGGGACTATTATTCCGCCGACAGGTAAGAGTTTCAAGGTCGAGTTTTGCACTGTAGCTCACTGGATCAATGGGGAGATCGTTGAAGAGAAGCTTTTCTATGACAAGATCGAGTTGATGAAACAGATCGGCCTTATGTAA
- a CDS encoding DUF2683 family protein translates to MVQAIINIDDRTNRILNIIKAKYDLKNKSEAIDLMAAEYEEEILEPALKPEYIEKLKRIESQKTIEVGTVANFRKRYNL, encoded by the coding sequence ATGGTGCAAGCGATAATAAACATCGATGACCGTACAAACCGAATTTTGAATATTATAAAAGCAAAATACGATTTGAAAAACAAGAGCGAAGCTATTGATTTAATGGCAGCTGAGTACGAAGAAGAGATTTTGGAGCCTGCGTTAAAACCTGAGTATATTGAAAAACTAAAAAGAATAGAGAGCCAAAAAACTATCGAAGTAGGCACTGTTGCGAACTTCCGTAAACGATACAACCTTTGA
- a CDS encoding flavodoxin family protein — MKTLVTYMSQTGNTKKIAEAIYGELNGEKEIKPISEVKNLEGYDLAFIGFPILQFDVPPVIKNFLSANTKGKNIAIFMTHAVPEGFEAIHSWTGSYKQAAVDANIVDAFDCQGELAQPVIDMLLKGNDPKMKAFGEMGPSTKGQPDDSRVQAAKEFARKVQAKV, encoded by the coding sequence ATGAAAACACTTGTTACATACATGAGTCAGACCGGAAACACAAAGAAGATAGCTGAAGCAATTTATGGTGAACTTAATGGTGAAAAGGAAATCAAACCCATATCCGAGGTCAAGAACCTTGAAGGATATGACCTTGCTTTCATAGGTTTCCCTATACTGCAGTTTGATGTTCCGCCTGTAATAAAGAATTTCTTATCAGCTAATACTAAAGGTAAAAACATTGCAATATTCATGACACATGCTGTCCCCGAAGGATTTGAGGCCATCCATTCATGGACTGGTTCCTACAAGCAAGCTGCAGTTGATGCAAATATAGTTGATGCATTTGATTGCCAGGGAGAGCTTGCCCAACCGGTAATTGACATGTTGTTAAAGGGTAATGATCCAAAGATGAAAGCATTTGGTGAGATGGGACCATCCACAAAAGGGCAGCCGGATGATTCGAGGGTGCAGGCAGCAAAGGAATTTGCAAGGAAAGTGCAGGCAAAAGTTTGA
- a CDS encoding cupredoxin family copper-binding protein, translating to MKRELILLVLLISAFLAIGCTEKQPIAPINETISSPANETSATATGGKIVDVSIQNFAFEPNSVTISVGDTVKWTNLDSALHTIKGADFTSKSLNKDDSFSYTFTKTGTYDYECSIHPSMKGVVIVE from the coding sequence ATGAAAAGAGAATTGATTCTATTAGTACTTCTGATCAGTGCATTTCTAGCTATCGGATGCACCGAGAAACAACCTATAGCTCCGATAAATGAAACTATCTCCTCTCCAGCTAACGAGACATCAGCTACAGCAACGGGCGGCAAGATTGTAGATGTGTCCATACAAAATTTTGCTTTTGAACCAAATTCTGTAACGATTTCTGTCGGAGATACCGTAAAGTGGACAAATCTCGATTCAGCACTACATACTATTAAAGGTGCAGATTTCACATCCAAGTCACTCAATAAGGATGATTCGTTCAGTTATACCTTTACCAAAACTGGAACATATGATTATGAATGCTCAATTCATCCTTCAATGAAAGGAGTTGTCATCGTAGAATAA
- a CDS encoding ATP-binding protein produces the protein MPSITSNFPIPVFEADSRNRFEDSIVVLSSKGVIICAHENWAELVANNHLHSEEHSEGTNFLKLCDEAIGNGSDKTNALAKGIRSVISGKLKRFNFEFSYDDPVGKRYFLIKIQPLSQDYPTGVILQRVDITETRKNEYESSNEITIWRMLFEQSFDGLVLINQNGKVWKASQKFAEMLGYSLEEVLTLHMWDWDAIYSREILLEIIKRADSKKFINETWHRCKDGSLINVEIHGVAVVFEEKKIIMCLCRDITERKQTEEILLHAKLIAENANRSKGEFLATMSHELRTPLNSIIGFSDMLLVGAAGNLSEKQTKYIHNISNSGNHLLKIINDILDLSKVEAGKMELNFEYFPISNAIEEVKTLLSPLAFKKSIEIDVKIEPELGSIKADRTRFNQILYNLVSNAIKFTPDKGNVGITAKRIGHVIEVSVIDTGIGIAMSDLSKLFQPFKQLNSYMTREHEGTGLGLVLVKKYVEMHGGKIWVTSEVGKGSRFTFTIQDI, from the coding sequence ATGCCGTCAATAACTAGTAATTTTCCAATCCCTGTATTTGAAGCAGATTCAAGGAATCGTTTTGAAGACAGTATTGTAGTCCTATCATCTAAAGGAGTAATTATTTGTGCCCACGAAAATTGGGCAGAATTAGTTGCAAATAATCACCTGCACTCAGAGGAACATAGTGAAGGAACCAATTTTTTGAAACTCTGTGACGAAGCAATTGGTAATGGGTCAGATAAAACAAATGCTTTGGCGAAGGGGATTCGGAGCGTGATCAGTGGAAAATTGAAAAGGTTCAATTTTGAATTTTCCTATGATGATCCTGTTGGAAAACGCTATTTTTTAATAAAAATACAGCCACTTTCCCAAGACTACCCAACAGGTGTGATCTTACAACGTGTAGATATCACTGAAACGAGGAAAAATGAATATGAAAGTTCAAATGAGATCACTATCTGGCGTATGCTTTTTGAGCAATCTTTTGATGGATTAGTTCTTATTAACCAGAACGGGAAGGTTTGGAAGGCAAGTCAAAAATTTGCTGAAATGCTTGGTTACTCACTTGAAGAGGTTCTAACACTGCACATGTGGGATTGGGATGCAATTTATTCACGCGAGATTTTGCTGGAAATAATCAAACGTGCTGATAGTAAAAAGTTCATTAACGAGACTTGGCACCGCTGCAAAGATGGTAGTTTGATCAATGTTGAAATTCATGGAGTTGCAGTTGTATTTGAAGAGAAAAAAATAATTATGTGTCTGTGTCGTGATATCACCGAGAGAAAACAGACTGAAGAAATACTACTGCACGCCAAATTGATTGCTGAGAATGCAAACAGGAGCAAGGGAGAGTTTCTGGCTACTATGAGTCATGAGTTGAGAACTCCACTTAATTCGATCATAGGTTTTTCTGATATGCTGCTGGTTGGAGCTGCTGGAAACCTGAGTGAAAAACAAACAAAGTACATACATAACATTTCAAATAGTGGTAATCATTTGCTAAAAATAATAAATGATATCCTTGACCTTTCGAAGGTAGAAGCCGGTAAAATGGAACTTAACTTCGAATACTTCCCTATTTCGAATGCTATCGAGGAAGTAAAGACCCTACTATCTCCTCTTGCATTCAAGAAAAGTATTGAGATTGATGTTAAGATCGAGCCAGAGCTTGGTAGCATCAAAGCAGATAGAACCAGATTCAACCAGATACTCTACAACCTCGTAAGTAATGCGATTAAGTTCACACCGGATAAGGGTAATGTAGGTATAACTGCAAAACGTATTGGTCACGTGATTGAGGTCAGTGTGATAGATACTGGGATAGGGATTGCAATGAGTGACCTTAGTAAATTGTTCCAACCATTTAAACAGCTGAACTCATATATGACACGTGAACATGAAGGCACCGGACTTGGTCTGGTTCTTGTAAAAAAGTATGTTGAGATGCATGGTGGTAAGATATGGGTGACAAGTGAAGTTGGAAAGGGTAGTAGATTCACTTTCACGATCCAAGATATTTAA
- a CDS encoding pirin family protein produces the protein MIETRKIAKVLKSRPTIEGAGVHLKRAFGFSQVPTFDPFLMLDDFRSDNPDHYLKGFPWHPHLGIETITYVLRGDVEHGDSMGNKGTISPGDVQWMTAGSGIIHQEMPKGDETGSMYGFQLWANLPRSHKMMEPRYRDVKSDQIPEVLLDNGTKIRIICGKVGNEQGPVKDIVIDPEYLDITVPAGSEFTHTTKRGHTVFAYIIEGKGYFCKERIPFSYETEGFNYFDMKTDPVLNNGDLVLFADGDQVIVSTEEDPVRFFLISGKPIGEPIAWYGPIVMNTRDELRVAFEEYNNGTFIKLQKKKV, from the coding sequence ATGATCGAGACCAGAAAGATTGCCAAGGTCCTGAAGAGCAGGCCCACGATAGAGGGAGCGGGGGTACACCTCAAGAGAGCGTTTGGTTTCAGCCAAGTTCCTACATTCGATCCATTTCTGATGTTGGACGATTTCAGGTCCGATAATCCGGACCACTATCTCAAAGGATTTCCCTGGCACCCTCATCTAGGGATAGAGACTATCACCTATGTGCTGCGAGGTGATGTAGAACATGGTGATAGCATGGGGAATAAAGGAACTATATCCCCAGGTGACGTGCAGTGGATGACCGCCGGAAGTGGAATAATACATCAGGAGATGCCAAAAGGAGACGAGACTGGCTCAATGTATGGATTCCAGCTCTGGGCTAACCTCCCCAGGTCCCATAAAATGATGGAACCACGCTATAGGGATGTAAAAAGTGATCAAATTCCAGAAGTACTGCTGGACAATGGCACAAAGATCAGGATCATTTGCGGAAAAGTGGGAAATGAACAAGGACCTGTTAAAGATATAGTCATCGATCCCGAGTATCTTGATATAACAGTCCCGGCAGGATCTGAATTCACACATACGACTAAACGAGGACATACTGTATTCGCATATATAATTGAAGGTAAGGGTTATTTCTGTAAGGAGAGGATCCCCTTCTCCTATGAGACGGAAGGATTCAACTATTTCGACATGAAAACAGATCCAGTCCTGAATAATGGTGATCTTGTCCTTTTTGCTGATGGTGATCAAGTTATTGTCTCAACCGAAGAAGATCCTGTCAGATTCTTTCTCATATCTGGAAAGCCCATCGGTGAACCTATAGCCTGGTACGGCCCCATCGTCATGAACACAAGAGATGAGTTGCGTGTTGCTTTTGAAGAGTACAACAATGGAACCTTCATCAAACTACAAAAGAAAAAGGTATGA